In the Apteryx mantelli isolate bAptMan1 chromosome 1, bAptMan1.hap1, whole genome shotgun sequence genome, one interval contains:
- the LOC106489370 gene encoding carboxypeptidase A2-like, with the protein MKLILVFSALFGASLCLETFVGHQVLRIKASNEEQIKQLQLLEALEHLQLDFWLNPSTPALPVDVRIPFNSLQAVKVFLESNNIEYSILIEDLQVVLDEEKQDMARSQQRERGSNTFNYGAYHSLAAIYEELDNIAQEHSSIVSKLKIGESYEKRPLYVLKFSTGGTNRPAIWIDAGIHSREWVTQASAVWIANKIASDYGSDPSITSLLKKMDIFLLAVTNPDGYEFTQTKNRMWRKTRSKIQGSLCVGVDPNRNWDAGFGGPGASNNPCSDSYHGPSANSEVEVKSIVDFIKNHGNTVAFLTLHSYSQLLMYPYGYKCTKPADYAELDTLGRAAASSVRSLYGTAYKVGSICSTIYQASGGSIDWSYDYGIKYSFAFELRDTGSYGFLLPASQIIPTAEETWLGLKTIMEHVRDNTY; encoded by the exons ATGAAGCTGATTTTGGTCTTCAGTGCCCTCTTTGGGGCTTCCTTGTGCCTGGAAACATTTGTTGG ACACCAGGTTCTCCGAATCAAGGCAAGCAATGAGGAACAGATTAAACAATTACAGCTTTTGGAAGCGCTGGAACATCTTCAG CTGGATTTCTGGTTAAACCCCTCTACCCCTGCTCTCCCTGTGGATGTCCGAATCCCCTTTAACAGCCTCCAAGCCGTCAAAGTCTTCCTGGAGTCCAACAACATTGAGTACTCTATCCTGATTGAAGACCTGCAG GTCGTACTAGATGAAGAAAAGCAAGATATGGCCCGCAGTCAGCAACGGGAGCGCGGCAGCAACACTTTCAACTATGGAGCTTACCATTCTTTAGCTGCG ATTTATGAAGAACTGGATAATATTGCACAGGAGCACAGCAGCATTGTCAGCAAGCTAAAGATTGGGGAATCCTATGAAAAGCGGCCTTTGTATGTGCTCAAG TTCAGCACTGGAGGAACCAACCGTCCTGCAATCTGGATTGATGCTGGTATCCATTCCCGAGAGTGGGTTACCCAAGCCAGCGCAGTATGGATAGCTAATAAG ATTGCTTCTGACTATGGCAGTGATCCATCCATCACCTCTCTGCTGAAAAAAATGGACATTTTCCTGCTGGCAGTCACAAACCCTGATGGATATGAATTCACTCAGACCAAA AATCGCATGTGGCGGAAGACACGCTCCAAGATTCAAGGCAGTCTGTGTGTCGGAGTTGATCCAAACAGGAACTGGGATGCAGGTTTTGGAG GTCCTGGAGCCAGTAATAATCCCTGCTCTGACTCTTACCATGGGCCCAGTGCCAACTCGGAGGTGGAAGTGAAATCTATTGTAGATTTTATTAAGAATCATGGAAATACGGTGGCCTTCCTCACCCTCCACAGCTACTCTCAGCTCCTGATGTATCCCTACGGCTATAAATGCACTAAACCAGCAGACTATGCAGAGCTG GATACCTtggggagagctgctgccagttcCGTCCGTTCCCTGTATGGCACCGCCTATAAAGTGGGAAGCATTTGCTCTACTATCT accaagcCAGTGGAGGCAGCATTGACTGGAGCTACGATTATGGCATCAAATACTCTTTTGCCTTTGAGCTGAGAGACACAGGTAGTTACGGTTTCCTCCTGCCAGCCAGCCAAATCATCCCAACTGCAGAGGAGACCTGGCTGGGTCTGAAGACGATCATGGAGCATGTGCGAGATAATACATACTAA